One window of the Rosa rugosa chromosome 3, drRosRugo1.1, whole genome shotgun sequence genome contains the following:
- the LOC133737522 gene encoding uncharacterized protein LOC133737522: protein MDARPSYSWRSIMEARSVLQAGLFWRIGNDRLVKISEDDWIPNVSSHSLEKPTDTMFELVSDLINMQDYTWDIPTVHACFDPNIASQVLSIPLSRRVGLIELHENWIKLWNALWRANVPNKVAIFCWRAAHNLLPTRTALTSKGYSGELNCCVCSESMETLEHVFQECSIAKDILGAPPFSFPSSSLFWKNRNDKFWRNRSQTSQSLVASPMVWYEEYLQANKPLHKSISARQNANKLWIAPTGETLKLNVDGAFLPNVQFGGTGGVLRNAQGQFLAAFLR from the exons ATGGATGCCAGACCATCTTATTCATGGAGAAGTATAATGGAAGCTCGATCGGTGTTACAAGCTGGTTTATTTTGGAGGATTGGGAATGATAGGTTGGTGAAGATCTCGGAGGATGATTGGATACCTAATGTATCATCTCATTCCCTAGAGAAACCGACAGATACAATGTTTGAATTGGTCTCTGATTTGATTAACATGCAAGACTATACCTGGGATATCCCTACTGTTCATGCTTGCTTTGATCCTAATATTGCTTCCCAGGTTTTGTCTATTCCATTGAGCAGACGTGTGGGATTGATAGAGCTGCATGAAAACTGGATAAAG CTTTGGAATGCTTTGTGGAGAGCCAATGTTCCAAACAAAGTGGCCATTTTCTGTTGGAGAGCTGCTCACAACTTGCTTCCTACTCGAACTGCATTGACATCTAAAGGCTATTCAGGTGAATTAAACTGTTGTGTTTGCTCTGAATCCATGGAAACTCTTGAACATGTATTTCAAGAATGTAGTATTGCCAAAGATATTCTGGGTGCTCCTCCATTCTCCTTTCCATCATCCTCCCT CTTTTGGAAAAACCGGAATGATAAATTCTGGAGGAATCGATCTCAAACTAGTCAGAGTTTAGTGGCATCACCTATGGTCTGGTATGAGGAATATTTGCAGGCTAATAAACCTCTCCATAAGTCCATATCTGCTAGACAGAATGCCAATAAACTGTGGATAGCCCCTACGGGAGAGACTTTGAAATTGAATGTGGATGGTGCTTTTCTACCGAATGTACAATTTGGAGGTACAGGTGGAGTTCTCCGCAATGCTCAAGGTCAGTTTCTTGCTGCCTTTTTGCGTTGA